CGCGCCAGGAGATCGTGCCGAGTTCACCACCGACCAGCGGGCCGGCCGCGATGCCGACGCCGAGCGCCGCCTCGTACAGGATGATCGCCTCGGCGACCGAGCCGGCGGCCGAGTTCACGATGGTGGCCAGGGCGGTGGCGATGAACAGCGCGTTGCCGAGGCCCCAGCCGGCCCGGAAGGCGACGATCATGCCGATGCTGTTCGACAGGCCCGCCAGCGCGCTGAACACGACGATGATGGCCAGGCCAATGAGCAGGGTGCGCTTGGCGCCGATCCGGCTCGAGACCGCGCCGGTGATCAGCATCGCCACGCCGATCACCGCCATGTAGCTGGTGAACAGCAGCGAGACCTGGGACGGGCTCGCGTGCAACTGCTCGGCGATCGGCTTCAGGATCGGGTCCACCAGGCCGATGCCCATGAAAGCGATCACGCAGGCGAACGCGACCGCCCAGACGGATTTCGGCTGCTTCAGGAACGACGAGGTGCTCACCGGGGCGTTGCCTCCAAAGGTTCGATGGCGAGGAGTTTGTGGATGACGGTGGCGGCGGCCTCCAGGGTGGCGAGGTCGTGCGCGGGCAACTGGCCCAAGTGGGCCGCGAGCGCGGCGCCCGCCTGACTGCGCGCGCCGCGCAACTCGGCAAGACCCGCGTCGGTGAGACTGATCAGGCTGGCCCGCGAATCAGCCGGGTCGGACCCACGCCGAACCCACCCCTGCTCCTCGAGCCGCTGAACCAGGTTGGACATGG
The genomic region above belongs to Kribbella solani and contains:
- a CDS encoding MarR family winged helix-turn-helix transcriptional regulator; translation: MSTGELERLGEELVVVATRLSRLATRNVNTLPHAAMRVLGRLDELGEARISELAKADRCSQPTMSNLVQRLEEQGWVRRGSDPADSRASLISLTDAGLAELRGARSQAGAALAAHLGQLPAHDLATLEAAATVIHKLLAIEPLEATPR